One genomic segment of Hymenobacter psoromatis includes these proteins:
- a CDS encoding PAS domain-containing sensor histidine kinase yields MPDSSVLAPPNDTNPADLVEVLLTISLTGVILFRPVYETGGATIVDLAYERLNPTAQHMLRLPECPSETFLTLFPMAAQQEGVFAFYRDTFLAGQIGRHQFNYQYDGLDGYFQLVAQRQGPRLVVSFTDGNDQSRTAVEQALRLSQAREQAARTEAERQRGELERLFEQAPVAIAVYRGPNYVIELANPTVCRLWGRTPEQLLGKGLFEALPEVAGMGYEQLLDGVMATGEPHVSRGMEAVHEREGRRDTVYWDFVYVPMYNNAGLIDGAMVVATEVTAQVLARQQVEQLNQELEVRVAERTSQLTAQQHLLSQILAQVPAAIATLAGPEHRFTFFNELYQNMVADRAILGHPANEVLPEVAEQGFIDLLNQVYATGQPFIGTEILIMLHDQATGKAEPRYVDFIYQPLQDGQQRTQGVLAFVLDVTDRVRARKQAETLQAAMLAVVQRQAQQRQDIYQIFAQTPAAIVLLREPDHRIDYYNPAFEALFPPEEWTGPLNGHSLGEVYPRLKLAGLVRLLDRVFETGEPQVVIDMALAELQPGSPRYVTFAYQAYREEGRIVGVAAFVYDVTEQVLVRQQVQALNGNLAAINEELYDTNARLTRTNTDLDTFVYTASHDLKAPIANIEGLLLALRQQLPPEALQADLVPRLFELMEGSVARFQQTIGYLTDISQLQRADAPETTDLPALIDAVRLDLAPLLETTPVTLTVVMDGCQAVRVAPKTLRSVVYNLLSNAVKYRAPDRLAQVQLRAHCTPGRLVLAVQDNGLGLSNAQQGELFGMFRRLHTHVEGSGVGLFMVKRLVENAGGTITVESQPGVGSTFTVSLPA; encoded by the coding sequence ATGCCCGATTCTTCTGTGCTAGCGCCGCCCAACGATACTAACCCAGCTGACTTGGTGGAGGTGTTACTCACCATTTCGCTAACCGGCGTGATTCTCTTTCGCCCGGTCTACGAGACTGGGGGCGCGACCATCGTTGATTTGGCCTACGAGCGCCTCAATCCCACCGCTCAGCACATGCTGCGGTTACCAGAATGCCCGTCTGAAACCTTCTTGACTCTGTTTCCGATGGCGGCGCAACAAGAAGGCGTGTTCGCCTTTTACCGGGACACTTTCTTAGCGGGACAAATCGGGCGGCACCAATTTAATTATCAATACGACGGGTTGGATGGCTATTTTCAGTTGGTGGCCCAGCGCCAGGGCCCCCGGTTGGTAGTAAGTTTCACAGATGGCAACGACCAGTCGCGCACGGCCGTTGAACAGGCCCTGCGCCTCAGCCAGGCCCGCGAGCAGGCTGCCCGGACGGAGGCAGAGCGCCAGCGTGGCGAACTGGAGCGCTTGTTTGAGCAGGCACCGGTGGCCATTGCCGTGTACCGGGGCCCGAACTACGTTATTGAACTAGCTAACCCTACCGTGTGCCGGCTCTGGGGCCGCACGCCGGAGCAGCTCCTTGGCAAAGGCCTATTTGAGGCGTTGCCCGAAGTAGCCGGCATGGGCTACGAGCAGTTGCTCGATGGCGTGATGGCCACTGGCGAGCCGCACGTATCGCGGGGGATGGAGGCGGTACACGAGCGCGAGGGCCGGCGCGACACCGTGTACTGGGATTTCGTGTACGTGCCCATGTACAACAACGCGGGGCTAATCGACGGGGCTATGGTGGTGGCTACCGAAGTGACCGCGCAGGTGCTGGCCCGCCAGCAAGTCGAACAGCTCAACCAAGAATTGGAAGTCCGCGTGGCGGAGCGCACAAGCCAGCTTACCGCGCAGCAGCATTTGCTCAGTCAGATTCTGGCGCAGGTGCCGGCCGCCATCGCTACCCTCGCCGGCCCTGAGCATCGATTCACTTTCTTCAATGAGCTCTATCAGAATATGGTGGCTGACCGGGCTATCCTGGGCCACCCGGCCAACGAGGTACTGCCCGAAGTAGCGGAGCAGGGCTTCATCGACCTACTGAATCAGGTATACGCCACAGGTCAGCCCTTCATCGGCACCGAAATCCTGATTATGCTCCACGACCAAGCAACTGGAAAGGCTGAGCCGCGCTATGTGGATTTCATTTATCAGCCGTTGCAAGACGGCCAGCAGCGAACGCAGGGGGTGCTGGCCTTCGTGCTGGACGTGACGGACCGGGTGCGGGCCCGCAAGCAGGCCGAGACCCTGCAAGCCGCCATGCTGGCCGTCGTACAGCGCCAGGCGCAGCAGCGGCAGGATATCTACCAGATATTTGCGCAGACGCCGGCTGCCATTGTGCTGCTACGCGAGCCCGACCACCGCATTGACTACTATAACCCCGCCTTTGAAGCGCTGTTTCCGCCCGAGGAATGGACCGGCCCGCTGAACGGCCACAGCCTGGGCGAAGTGTACCCGCGCCTTAAACTGGCCGGGCTGGTGCGCCTGCTCGACCGGGTATTTGAAACGGGCGAGCCGCAAGTAGTTATCGACATGGCACTGGCGGAGCTTCAGCCCGGCAGTCCGCGGTACGTTACTTTCGCCTACCAGGCTTACCGCGAAGAAGGCCGCATCGTGGGCGTCGCTGCCTTCGTGTACGACGTGACCGAGCAGGTGCTGGTCCGCCAGCAAGTGCAGGCGCTCAACGGAAACTTGGCGGCCATCAACGAGGAGCTTTATGACACCAACGCTCGCCTCACGCGCACCAACACCGACCTCGATACGTTCGTCTACACGGCCTCGCACGACCTCAAGGCCCCGATTGCTAATATCGAGGGCCTGTTACTGGCCCTGCGCCAGCAGCTCCCCCCCGAGGCCCTGCAAGCCGACCTAGTGCCACGCCTTTTCGAACTGATGGAAGGCTCGGTAGCCCGCTTCCAGCAGACCATCGGCTACCTCACCGACATCTCCCAGCTACAACGGGCCGATGCCCCCGAGACGACCGACCTACCCGCCCTCATCGACGCCGTGCGCCTCGACCTAGCCCCGCTCCTGGAAACTACCCCCGTCACGCTGACCGTGGTCATGGACGGCTGCCAGGCCGTGCGCGTGGCCCCCAAAACGCTGCGCTCGGTAGTCTACAACCTGCTCAGCAATGCCGTGAAGTACCGCGCCCCCGACCGGCTAGCCCAAGTGCAACTGCGCGCCCACTGCACCCCTGGCCGTCTGGTGCTCGCCGTGCAGGACAACGGCCTGGGCCTCAGCAATGCCCAGCAGGGCGAGCTGTTCGGCATGTTCCGCCGCTTGCATACTCACGTCGAGGGCTCGGGCGTGGGGTTGTTCATGGTCAAGCGCCTGGTGGAAAACGCCGGCGGTACCATCACCGTCGAAAGCCAGCCCGGCGTGGGCTCCACGTTCACCGTTTCACTGCCCGCTTAG
- a CDS encoding response regulator, with translation MEKLSSVLLVDDDSTNNFLNELLFKQLNVTDHLLTAEDGAKALELIAHTDEPGEPALILLDVKMPGMGGIAFLEAYRQLPATQRGATVIIMLTTTMDARDLDRLEELSIAGLVSKPLTKEKIDQILQLHFQRRLPAS, from the coding sequence ATGGAAAAGCTTTCCAGCGTACTACTCGTCGACGACGATTCGACCAATAACTTCTTAAACGAGCTGCTGTTCAAGCAGCTTAACGTGACCGACCACCTGCTCACGGCCGAGGACGGGGCCAAGGCCCTGGAACTCATCGCCCACACCGACGAGCCCGGTGAGCCTGCCCTTATCTTGCTAGACGTGAAGATGCCCGGCATGGGCGGCATCGCCTTCCTCGAAGCCTACCGTCAGCTGCCCGCCACCCAGCGCGGGGCTACGGTCATCATCATGCTCACTACCACTATGGACGCCCGCGACCTAGACCGCCTGGAGGAGTTAAGTATTGCCGGCTTGGTGAGCAAGCCCCTAACGAAGGAGAAAATCGACCAGATTTTGCAGCTGCACTTTCAGCGGCGCCTACCGGCGAGCTAG
- a CDS encoding energy transducer TonB, with protein sequence MNKGHKTGVWEYYGYTPSGEKVVVQRYDYDAGRLLYFRPGPDVTCHAELSPGQWSYVCPDQPPLFIGSDAALAEYTRRLVYPAEAVSRNIQGKVVVAFVIDTLGQTSNYHLVQRIGGGCDEEALRVARTLPAQWVPARLGSRAVAVEYELPLNFRLAQP encoded by the coding sequence TTGAATAAAGGCCATAAGACCGGCGTGTGGGAATATTACGGCTACACGCCTTCGGGCGAGAAGGTGGTAGTGCAGCGCTACGATTACGACGCGGGCAGGCTGCTGTACTTTCGACCGGGGCCCGACGTGACGTGCCACGCTGAGCTGAGCCCCGGCCAGTGGAGCTACGTGTGTCCCGACCAGCCGCCGCTTTTCATCGGTAGCGACGCAGCCCTGGCCGAGTACACGCGCCGGCTGGTGTACCCGGCAGAGGCAGTGAGCCGTAATATTCAGGGCAAAGTAGTGGTGGCCTTCGTGATTGACACGCTGGGGCAGACCAGTAATTACCATTTGGTACAGCGCATCGGGGGTGGCTGCGACGAAGAGGCCCTGCGGGTGGCGCGCACCCTGCCCGCGCAGTGGGTGCCCGCCCGGCTGGGCAGCCGCGCCGTGGCTGTGGAGTACGAGCTACCCCTGAATTTTCGGCTGGCGCAGCCCTGA
- a CDS encoding fasciclin domain-containing protein, whose amino-acid sequence MKFSFATLAVVALLGTAGVQTASAQKAKTVMVGGAPMYPTKNIIENAVNSKDHTTLVAAVKAAGLVETLSGPGPFTVFAPTNEAFNALPAGTVDTLLKPENKETLTKILTYHVVAGTMTAADLMKAIKAGGGKATLKTVQGESLTAMMKGKTIELKDEKGGIATVTIADVMQSNGVIHVINKVLMP is encoded by the coding sequence ATGAAATTCTCTTTTGCAACCCTCGCGGTAGTAGCCCTGCTCGGCACGGCCGGCGTTCAAACGGCTTCGGCCCAGAAGGCTAAAACGGTGATGGTAGGCGGTGCCCCGATGTACCCCACCAAAAATATCATCGAGAACGCCGTTAACTCCAAGGACCACACCACGCTGGTAGCTGCCGTAAAGGCCGCCGGCCTTGTTGAAACGTTGTCGGGCCCCGGTCCTTTCACCGTATTTGCGCCTACCAACGAGGCGTTTAATGCCCTGCCCGCCGGCACGGTTGACACCCTGTTGAAGCCCGAAAACAAGGAAACCCTCACCAAAATCCTGACTTACCACGTGGTAGCCGGTACCATGACGGCCGCCGACCTGATGAAGGCCATTAAGGCTGGGGGCGGCAAGGCTACCCTAAAAACCGTGCAGGGCGAGTCGCTGACGGCCATGATGAAGGGTAAGACTATCGAGCTGAAGGACGAGAAAGGCGGCATTGCCACGGTAACCATTGCCGATGTGATGCAGAGCAATGGCGTAATTCACGTCATCAACAAAGTACTGATGCCCTAA